A window of Verrucomicrobiota bacterium contains these coding sequences:
- a CDS encoding AMP-binding protein, translating into MNLSILLDDWAERAPERAALVESRPRRRVVSYRELAERVRGFSGEFRAAGLQPGDGVVILHPVGIGFYEILLAAWRAGLVAVIVDPSRGPDFVNRCCQRLRPKALVVSPLAGWLRMLYPALRRIPVVWQAGGWSPRVRRWVPAKGVEAEAVESTHPALVTFTSGTTGGPKAAVRSQGFLLAQHRALASSISLREGEVDLITLPVFAIANLASGLTSVIADMDLRHPARVQAERIIAQVAVERVTRCAASPALFQALLRGKAFPAFQAIYTGGAPVFPSLLRALREARPEMSVYSVYGSTEAEPMAHVEEGEIEERDWERMREGRGLLVGKPVPEVRLAIVEDRGGQPLAAMTKGEFARLVRGRGEIVVAGDHVLQGYLDGVGDEETKFRVDGETWHRTGDAGVLDERGRLWLLGRLSAGVEVEGRYWYPFEVEVRVDGLEGVARSAFVEIGGRRWVFVETMAGASLCEGQVRAVLGEVPVDEVRLVKRIPVDNRHEAKVDYVKLRRWPGM; encoded by the coding sequence ATGAATCTGTCGATTTTGCTCGATGACTGGGCGGAACGCGCTCCGGAGAGAGCGGCGCTGGTGGAATCCCGGCCTCGACGGCGTGTTGTTTCCTATCGTGAGTTGGCGGAACGGGTGCGTGGGTTTTCGGGGGAATTCCGGGCGGCGGGACTGCAGCCAGGGGACGGTGTGGTGATTTTGCATCCGGTTGGGATCGGGTTTTATGAAATTCTGTTAGCTGCCTGGCGCGCGGGTCTGGTGGCGGTGATTGTAGATCCTTCACGTGGGCCGGATTTTGTGAATCGCTGTTGCCAACGCCTGCGTCCTAAGGCGCTGGTGGTGAGCCCATTAGCGGGCTGGCTGCGTATGCTTTATCCGGCTTTGCGACGGATTCCCGTTGTCTGGCAGGCGGGAGGATGGAGTCCGAGGGTGAGGCGATGGGTGCCGGCGAAAGGCGTTGAGGCAGAAGCGGTGGAGTCCACGCATCCGGCTTTGGTCACGTTTACCAGCGGCACTACGGGTGGGCCGAAGGCAGCGGTGCGATCGCAGGGCTTCTTGCTGGCGCAGCATCGCGCCTTGGCTTCGTCGATTTCGCTACGGGAAGGAGAAGTGGATTTGATCACGCTGCCGGTGTTCGCCATTGCGAATTTGGCATCGGGGCTGACTTCTGTCATTGCGGATATGGATCTGCGTCATCCGGCGCGGGTCCAGGCGGAGCGGATCATCGCGCAGGTGGCCGTAGAGCGGGTGACTCGTTGTGCTGCTTCGCCAGCGTTGTTTCAGGCCCTGTTACGAGGAAAGGCGTTCCCGGCATTCCAGGCCATTTACACGGGCGGGGCGCCTGTCTTTCCGTCTTTGTTGCGAGCACTTCGGGAAGCTCGTCCAGAGATGTCGGTGTATTCGGTGTATGGTTCGACCGAAGCTGAGCCGATGGCGCATGTGGAAGAGGGTGAAATCGAGGAACGAGATTGGGAGAGGATGCGTGAAGGACGGGGGCTCTTGGTGGGAAAACCGGTGCCGGAGGTGCGGTTGGCTATCGTCGAGGATAGAGGAGGTCAGCCTTTGGCGGCGATGACGAAGGGGGAGTTTGCTCGCCTCGTGCGTGGTCGGGGGGAGATCGTTGTAGCAGGCGATCATGTGCTTCAGGGCTACCTCGATGGCGTGGGTGACGAGGAGACGAAGTTCCGTGTCGATGGCGAAACCTGGCATCGGACTGGCGATGCGGGTGTGTTGGATGAAAGGGGGCGTCTCTGGTTGCTGGGTCGGCTGTCGGCAGGCGTGGAGGTGGAGGGGCGGTATTGGTATCCCTTTGAGGTGGAGGTGCGCGTCGATGGTTTGGAGGGCGTGGCTCGAAGCGCGTTTGTGGAGATCGGAGGGAGGCGCTGGGTATTTGTGGAAACGATGGCTGGGGCTTCCCTCTGCGAAGGGCAGGTGCGGGCAGTGTTAGGAGAAGTGCCGGTGGATGAAGTGCGTTTGGTGAAGCGGATTCCTGTGGACAATCGGCATGAGGCGAAGGTGGATTATGTGAAGTTGAGAAGATGGCCGGGAATGTAA
- a CDS encoding ParA family protein, with protein sequence MEILLEILSFLRSQPQAAALGFVLGMAAVLVFLFGTKLGKGLAHWLTGRTQRALRRELEALKARIAETEEVLDHVKDLSKSIWIQRPVKEGAPEARPLEEKSARIISVFNLKGGVGKTTLTVNLSAALSKMALTHLGEREPRILMVDADWQGTLTAGCLEGRDYRELVATKRMTDRLLVNDPEFPLEVAHATHPVPGLELVRLLGANGDLGTLEEIQLLKWAIGETEHDPRFALRRWLQSTAVQEYFDYILIDCPPRLSAASVAALAASDSVLVPVVPDDYSMNAVPILLKSLGPLGNKLGVQLKIAGVVVNHAPPNGLTMVMERKLKQLENDLEIVWKQRVGVYWQEEWVIRRFNGAALESGPFPGLHSTQRATFDALAEKVASIT encoded by the coding sequence ATGGAGATCCTTCTCGAGATCCTTTCCTTTCTGCGGTCCCAGCCGCAGGCGGCCGCTTTGGGCTTCGTTCTGGGGATGGCAGCCGTTTTGGTTTTCCTCTTTGGAACGAAGTTGGGCAAGGGGCTGGCCCACTGGCTGACGGGTCGCACCCAGCGGGCGCTCAGGAGGGAATTGGAAGCGCTCAAGGCGCGGATTGCTGAGACCGAAGAAGTCTTGGACCACGTGAAAGATCTCTCGAAGTCGATCTGGATCCAGCGGCCCGTGAAAGAGGGCGCGCCGGAAGCCCGCCCTTTGGAAGAGAAGTCCGCTCGCATCATTTCGGTCTTCAATCTCAAGGGCGGAGTGGGGAAAACCACCCTGACCGTCAATCTCTCGGCCGCGCTTTCCAAGATGGCCTTGACGCATCTGGGCGAACGAGAACCGCGCATCCTGATGGTGGATGCCGATTGGCAAGGGACGCTCACCGCGGGTTGTCTCGAGGGCCGGGATTACAGGGAGCTGGTGGCGACCAAGCGGATGACGGATCGTCTTCTGGTGAATGACCCCGAGTTCCCACTGGAGGTGGCCCATGCCACCCATCCTGTGCCCGGGCTCGAGCTAGTCCGCCTGCTGGGAGCGAACGGAGATCTCGGAACCCTGGAAGAGATCCAACTTCTCAAATGGGCCATCGGAGAAACCGAGCATGACCCGCGCTTTGCCCTCCGCCGTTGGTTGCAGTCGACCGCTGTGCAGGAGTATTTCGACTACATCCTCATCGATTGTCCACCCCGGCTGAGTGCCGCTTCGGTGGCGGCCTTGGCGGCATCGGACTCGGTCTTGGTGCCAGTGGTGCCAGACGATTATTCCATGAACGCCGTGCCCATTCTTCTGAAAAGCCTCGGTCCTCTTGGTAACAAATTAGGCGTGCAGCTAAAAATCGCCGGGGTGGTCGTCAACCACGCCCCTCCCAATGGCCTCACCATGGTGATGGAGCGCAAGTTGAAGCAGTTGGAGAACGATCTCGAAATCGTTTGGAAGCAGCGGGTGGGGGTCTACTGGCAGGAGGAATGGGTCATTCGGCGATTCAACGGAGCTGCCTTGGAATCGGGGCCTTTCCCGGGTTTGCACTCGACGCAACGAGCCACCTTCGACGCCTTGGCCGAAAAGGTGGCTTCCATCACCTAG
- a CDS encoding AbrB/MazE/SpoVT family DNA-binding domain-containing protein has translation MKTTVFTSGGSQAVRIPKEFRFDTKRVEIERKGGALILRPVLEDNAWPKGYIEAIREQAVGEDFARPPQGEHRDVSW, from the coding sequence ATGAAAACTACGGTCTTCACATCGGGCGGCTCCCAAGCGGTTCGCATCCCGAAGGAGTTTCGTTTCGACACCAAGCGGGTGGAGATTGAACGAAAGGGGGGTGCGTTGATTCTTCGTCCTGTCTTGGAAGACAATGCTTGGCCTAAGGGTTACATTGAAGCGATTCGGGAGCAGGCGGTAGGAGAGGATTTTGCGCGACCTCCACAAGGCGAGCATCGTGACGTGTCGTGGTGA
- a CDS encoding SAM-dependent methyltransferase: MQSDFLFALTNPRTEKALKLEVESMGLGWRLSYQRKGFVTFKGEEPFTLDSLQAEIACARRLCLSLGKAASHAEAKDLLGEIKVLHQARYQDRGMRGVPLEADKNHPHPDELVGTIVKLGEEEFWTGIHRHQKHLSRDPAGDAGLVMPETSPSRAWLKLEEAIRFFGLQFSEKDIAVELGAAPGGVVLALLNRGVSVIGVDPANLDDVVMKQAIPKRSQAPQDQAWFYHCRKPAALVSKKELGRGVTWFLSDMNQSPEVILKECARFCQMAPTIRGALMTLKLTDPTQVAEKEAWFATLREMEFSKIRLQLLRPHHRELALLAQR; encoded by the coding sequence ATGCAGTCCGACTTCCTCTTCGCCCTCACCAACCCGCGAACCGAGAAAGCTCTCAAGCTGGAGGTGGAATCGATGGGGCTCGGCTGGCGCCTGAGCTATCAGCGGAAAGGGTTCGTGACCTTTAAGGGCGAGGAGCCTTTTACCCTCGACTCCCTGCAAGCAGAGATCGCTTGCGCGCGCCGACTCTGCCTCTCCCTCGGCAAAGCGGCCAGTCACGCAGAAGCCAAAGACCTTCTCGGCGAAATCAAGGTCCTTCACCAAGCTCGCTACCAAGACCGAGGCATGCGGGGGGTGCCTTTGGAAGCGGATAAGAACCATCCCCATCCCGACGAACTCGTGGGAACCATCGTCAAGCTGGGTGAAGAAGAGTTCTGGACCGGCATCCATCGTCACCAGAAACACCTGAGCAGAGACCCCGCAGGCGACGCCGGCCTCGTCATGCCGGAGACTTCCCCCTCCCGGGCATGGCTGAAGTTAGAAGAAGCCATCCGCTTCTTCGGTCTACAATTTTCTGAAAAGGACATCGCCGTCGAGCTCGGGGCCGCTCCCGGTGGCGTCGTGCTGGCCCTGCTCAACCGGGGCGTCTCCGTCATCGGTGTGGATCCCGCGAACTTGGACGACGTCGTCATGAAGCAAGCCATCCCCAAGCGATCCCAGGCACCACAGGACCAAGCCTGGTTCTACCACTGCCGCAAACCCGCGGCCCTCGTCAGCAAGAAAGAACTCGGCCGAGGAGTCACCTGGTTTCTCTCGGACATGAACCAATCCCCGGAAGTCATCCTCAAGGAGTGTGCCCGTTTTTGCCAAATGGCCCCCACCATCCGAGGAGCGCTCATGACGCTGAAACTGACCGACCCCACGCAAGTCGCCGAAAAAGAAGCCTGGTTCGCCACGCTCCGCGAAATGGAATTCTCAAAAATCCGCCTCCAACTCCTCCGCCCCCATCATCGAGAACTGGCGCTCTTGGCGCAGCGGTAA